TGCGGCCGCCGACCGGCTTGGTCCCCTGCGGACACGGAGACGCCCAGCTCTCGAGATGATCCCAACGTCCGGAGTCCATCGCCGCGCGCGCGTCCTGCATGAAACGGCGGGCGTCGTCGTACAGGAGGTAGTAGGTGCGCGTCATCGATTTCATGCGGCGGAGCTTGAGCCGGGCGCGCGTGATGATCCCGACCTGCCCGAGCCCCGCGATGACCGACTGGAAGAGATCCTCGTCCCGTCCCGTCCCGCAGGTCACGAGGTCTCCCGCCCCCGTGACCACGTCGAGCTCGGCGACCTGATCCCCCTGCGTGCCGTGCCGGAACGACGCGACCCCGATCCCCGCTATCGAGAGCGTGCCGCCCACGGTGACGTCCAGGTTGTTTGTGAGGACGGGCGGCGCCAGCCCGAGCGGGGCCAAGTGTCGGACCAGGTCGCCCCAGACCGTTCCGCCCTCGACGTCCACCGTGAGCGCGTCCCGGTCGACGCGCCCGATCCGCCCGAGCGACGGCATGTCGAGAAGGATTCCGCCGTCGTTGATCGCGAGGAAGCTTTGGCTGTGCCCGGATCCACGCGCGGAGAGCGTGAGGCCCTTCTCCCGCGCGAACCGGATCGCCGCCACTACGTCGTCGGCGCTCTTCGGCTCGACCAGGTATCGCGGCGTCGCGGAGAAGACGTGCCCGAAATTGGTCGCGCGATCGCCGGAGACTTGATCTCCGGAAGAAACTGCGCCGCCGATCCGGTCTTGAAGCGGCTTCTGAGGTGCCTTCAAGTCGCCCGGGTCTTCGCCGGGACGTGCGCCGCCTTGTAGAGATGACGCAGGAGGAGCACCTGGCCGTAGTGGCCCGAGAAGTGCTCCATGATGTGATAGAAGTACCAGCGGATATTGATGACGCGCTGGGTTCCGTCGTCGCGCGTGCGGACGACCTCGCTGTCGAGATCGGAGTCGGACACGCCCTTCGCCGACTCCTTCAGAAATGCCCTCGCCTTGCGGAACAGCTCGTCGTAAAAGGCGATGTTCTTCGCCTTCAGGCTCGCGGGCGGCTTCCCGTCCTCGGGGACCGGCATGCCGTCGTCGTCCATGTTGATTCCCAGAACCGGCTCGGCCAAAGGCTTCGCCTCGCGCTTCAGGGCCACGAGCGTCCAGAACGCCTCGACGATCGCATTGTGGGCGAGCAGCATTCCGATCGTGTTCATCCCGGGCTTGGGCTGCCACTCAAGCTCCTCGGGGGTGATGTCGCGGGTGGCCTGCGTCAGGAGGCGCAGCTGATCGTCCATTTGCGCGAGGCAGGAGGCGACTTCCTTCGATTTATAGCCGGGCGGGATCTCGATGACCGAGCGCTGCGGGGTCGACATCGTGCACTCTCCGGGTCAAAACGGTTCGATTCGAGGGTTGACCAGACCGCAAGCATAGCAGGCCCCGGCGCCGCCGGCACGGGAGCCTTAGGGAGACCGCTCACGGCCCCGGTTGCGTAGACCGGCCGCCTCGCGCGCGGTATCATGCGCCGATGCCGCACCGCCCTCTACCGATCGAGCGAATCTACCTCGCGCACGATATCTCCGAACCGACGTTCGGCGGCGAGAACGAGATCTTCTACGTCCGCCGCGCCGACGGGAAGCGGAGCATCGTCCGCCAATCGCTCCGGACCGGCCTGGCCGAGAGCGTCACGTCAGAGCCGAGGCCGGCGGGGGGTGTCGGCTATGGCGGCGGCGTATTCACCGTGCGCCGAGAGACGCTGGTCTACGCCGCGGATGACGGCCGGCTTCACGCGATCGACCTGGTGGCCGGCGATCAGCGCGCCGTAACGCCCGCCTACGAAGGCGTCGCGGCGCCCTCGATCTCCCCGTGCGGCCGATTCGTGACGTTCCTCTGCGAGCAGGATGGGCATTGCAACGTCCTGCTCGCCGACCTTCGCGGCGGCGGCCTTCCGGTCAAGCTATCGGCCGATCCTTGGTACGCGTTCGACCCCACCGTTTCTCCGGACGGCTCGCGGATCGCGTGGCAGGAATGGGATCAGCTCGACATGCCGTGGGACGAAGCCCGGATCAAGGTCGCGCGCTTCCCGAAGCCGGCGGGATCGTGGAGCGCGGTGACCGACGCGCTTCCGATCTCGGTGTCGGTCGCGATCGGAAAGCCGAGGGTGAGCTACTCCTCGCCGCAGTGGAGCCCCGACGGGAAGCACCTAGCCTTCACGAGCGACGAGTCGGGGTGGAGATCGCTCTGGGTGGGCGGACCCGAAGGCGAGGGCGCGA
The sequence above is a segment of the Candidatus Eisenbacteria bacterium genome. Coding sequences within it:
- a CDS encoding FAD-binding protein; this translates as MAAQARDEHDRNAARPQCDRRGVLDARGPEARGEAFGRAGSGNQHGRRRHAGPRGREAAREPEGEEHRLLRRAVPQGEGISEGVGEGRVRLRSRQRGRPHARRRNPARHQYPLVLLSHHGALLGPLRPGAPPASSLQGGARPGEDPGDLKAPQKPLQDRIGGAVSSGDQVSGDRATNFGHVFSATPRYLVEPKSADDVVAAIRFAREKGLTLSARGSGHSQSFLAINDGGILLDMPSLGRIGRVDRDALTVDVEGGTVWGDLVRHLAPLGLAPPVLTNNLDVTVGGTLSIAGIGVASFRHGTQGDQVAELDVVTGAGDLVTCGTGRDEDLFQSVIAGLGQVGIITRARLKLRRMKSMTRTYYLLYDDARRFMQDARAAMDSGRWDHLESWASPCPQGTKPVGGRRQVFAKWFFPFHLTVEFEPGAPPDDAALLRGLNPYERLYTDDLPTLDFFERLTPVFDLWKRGGTWEHVHPWMETVLPWETAPDLLDAILPDLPPSILVGGHVLLWPAKGNTSRSRLFMRPPGENLMGFGILPAIPPKFWAEAKPMLENASRLSVAMGGKRYLSGYVEFDEAEWRAHFGAEWEFLRGAKQKYDPDSVLNPGFVPLRSAPGKPARNGVARDAAAKKA